In Polyodon spathula isolate WHYD16114869_AA chromosome 11, ASM1765450v1, whole genome shotgun sequence, one genomic interval encodes:
- the LOC121323104 gene encoding zinc finger E-box-binding homeobox 2-like isoform X1, giving the protein MKQQIMADGPRCKRRKQANPRRKNVLNYENVVETGSETDEDDKLHIAEEDGLLGALEREGSPASMPNHDTSPCVSQALIQKEDEEDEMRESGVDHTWQGNEMLQTSVDGTDEMKDEYDTMGPEATLQTIGNNGTVKNGDCTSEFEKYFAKRKLDAGESHVVSIAEYLQRGDTAIIYPEAPEELFRLGTPEANGQEENDLPPGTPDAFAQLLTCPYCDRGYKRLTSLKEHIKYRHEKNEENFACPLCNYTFAYRTQLERHMATHKPGRDQHQLLNQGAGNRKFKCTECGKAFKYKHHLKEHLRIHSGEKPYECPNCKKRFSHSGSYSSHISSKKCIGLISVNGRMRNNIKTGSSPTSASSSPTNSAITQLRHKLENGKPLSLPDQSGLLKIKTEPLDFNDYKLIMASHGFGGPGHFMNGGMGPTSPLGIHASSQSPMQHLGMEAPLMGFPAIGSNLSEVQRVLQIVDNTVSRQKMDCKPDEISKLKSYMKELGAQVEEQGQGVTSPDAPPVGLPVVSHNGATKSIIDYTLEKVNEAKACLQSLTTDSKRQISNIKKERMNHILDLGTEDKMHENNNLFTPFSCQFCKETFPGPIPLHQHERYMCKMNEEIKAVLQPSENMTPNRPGMLGEKHALLLSSMLSEKVVTSPINPYRDHMSVLKAYFAMNMEPNSDELLKISIAVGLPQEFVKEWFEQRKVYQYNNSRTPPMERNNAEVALAATNTPTKDTMSARSPIPLVKPVDSITYPSIAELHNNVNNCDTPLRLTKPSQFTGGKQVGEKLDHSRSNTPSPLNLSSTSSKNSHSSSYTPNSFTSEELQAEPLDLSLPKQMKEPKSSIAVRNKTKANSVNIDHNSICSPSEHIEEPLNLAYLKKEFGSHDNLDKSTNQLFSINPFGAKPLYSSLPPQSAFPPATFMPPVQASIPGLRPYPGLDQMGFLPHMAYTYATGAAAFAEMQQRRKYQRKPGFQGELLDGTTDYMSGLEDMTDSDSCLSRKKIKKTESGMYACDLCDKTFQKSSSLLRHKYEHTGKRPHQCQICKKAFKHKHHLIEHSRLHSGEKPYQCDKCGKRFSHSGSYSQHMNHRYSYCKREAEEREAAEREAREKGNLEPTELLMNRAYLQSITPQGYSDSEERDGMLRDREDSRRGHEKGVEGGYVKIGRQDEEFEEEEEESENKSIDTDPDRLRYEEENGDHSMDDSSVDGKTETKSDHEEDNMEDGM; this is encoded by the exons TGTTGAACTATGAGAACGTAGTGGAAACAGGATCAGAAACAGATGAGGATGACAAGCTGCACATTGCGGAAGAGGATGGTCTCCTTGGTGCCCTGGAACGTGAGGGTAGTCCAGCGAGCATGCCCAACCATGACACTTCTCCGTGTGTGAGCCAAGCACTGATACAGAAGGAGGACGAGGAAGATGAGATGAGAGAGAGCGGAGTGGATCACACCTGGCAGGGCAACGAGATGCTGCAAACCTCAGTCGATGGTACTG ATGAAATGAAAGATGAGTATGACACTATGGGGCCTGAAGCCACACTTCAGACCATTGGAAACAACGGTACAG tTAAGAATGGAGATTGCACTTCAGAATTTGAGAAGTATTTTGCCAAACGAAAGCTAGATGCTGGAGAGAGCCATGTGGTCAGTATTGCTGAGTACCTGCAGCGAGGTGATACAGCCATTATTTACCCAGAAGCCCCCGAGGAATTGTTCCGCCTTGGCACACCGGAGGCCAATGGGCAAGAAGAAAATG ACCTACCACCTGGAACTCCAGATGCTTTCGCCCAACTGCTGACCTGCCCCTACTGTGACCGGGGCTACAAGCGCTTGACATCACTCAAGGAGCACATCAAGTACCGTCATGAGAAGAACGAGGAGAACTTTGCCTGCCCCCTGTGCAACTACACATTCGCTTACCGCACCCAGCTTGAGCGACATATGGCCACACACAAGCCTGGGAGAGATCAG CACCAACTGCTGAACCAGGGAGCTGGCAATCGCAAGTTCAAATGCACAGAATGTGGCAAGGCCTTCAAATACAAACACCATCTGAAGGAACACCTGCGGATTCACAGTG GTGAAAAGCCATACGAGTGCCCAAACTGCAAGAAACGCTTCTCCCATTCTGGCTCCTATAGCTCGCACATCAGTAGCAAGAAATGTATTGGCTTGATCTCGGTGAATGGAAGGATGCGGAACAATATAAAGACGGGTTCTTCTCCTACTTCTGCTTCATCTTCTCCCACTAACTCAGCCATCACACAACTCAGACATAAGCTGGAGAATGGCAAGCCACTTAGCCTACCAGACCAATCAGGTCTtctaaaaattaaaacagaaccaCTAGATTTCAATGACTACAAACTCATTATGGCCTCTCATGGGTTTGGTGGGCCTGGACATTTTATGAATGGAGGAATGGGGCCTACTAGCCCATTGGGAATCCATGCTTCATCTCAAAGCCCAATGCAACACTTAGGGATGGAGGCACCACTAATGGGATTTCCTGCCATAGGGAGCAATTTAAGTGAAGTGCAGAGGGTCCTCCAAATTGTGGACAACACAGTATCGAGGCAGAAAATGGACTGCAAACCTGATGAGATCTCAAAGCTTAAGAGTTACATGAAGGAACTTGGAGCTCAAGTTGAGGAACAAGGACAAGGAGTGACTTCTCCTGATGCTCCACCTGTTGGTCTTCCAGTGGTCAGTCATAATGGTGCCACTAAAAGTATTATTGACTACACACTAGAAAAGGTCAATGAAGCCAAAGCTTGCCTCCAGAGCTTGACCACGGACTCAAAGCGACAAATTAGCAATATTAAAAAGGAGAGAATGAATCACATATTAGACCTAGGTACTGAAGATAAGATGCATGAGAACAATAACCTCTTTACTCCCTTCTCTTGTCAATTCTGCAAGGAGACCTTTCCAGGTCCAATTCCCTTACATCAGCATGAACGCTACATGTGCAAAATGAATGAGGAGATCAAGGCAGTACTACAGCCCAGTGAGAACATGACACCCAACAGGCCTGGGATGTTGGGAGAGAAACACGCTCTCTTACTTTCTTCCATGCTCTCCGAGAAAGTAGTGACAAGCCCCATCAACCCTTACAGGGACCACATGTCTGTGCTTAAAGCATACTTTGCCATGAACATGGAACCCAATTCAGATGAACTACTGAAGATTTCCATAGCTGTTGGCCTCCCTCAGGAATTTGTGAAGGAATGGTTTGAGCAACGAAAAGTTTACCAGTACAACAATTCCAGAACTCCACCAATGGAACGGAACAATGCAGAGGTGGCGCTGGCTGCCACCAACACTCCCACTAAAGACACTATGTCAGCCAGGTCTCCTATACCTTTAGTAAAGCCTGTGGACTCTATTACTTACCCATCCATAGCAGAACTCCATAACAATGTTAATAATTGTGACACACCTCTCAGGCTTACAAAACCATCCCAGTTTACTGGTGGTAAACAAGTTGGTGAAAAGTTGGACCACTCCAGGAGCAATACTCCTTCCCCTCTAAATCTTTCCTCCACCTCTTCTAAAAACTCCCACAGTAGCTCTTACACTCCAAACAGCTTCACTTCAGAAGAGCTCCAGGCGGAGCCATTAGACTTGTCTTTGCCAAAACAAATGAAGGAACCTAAAAGTAGTATAGCTGTAAGAAACAAAACTAAAGCTAACAGTGTTAACATTGACCATAACAGTATTTGTTCTCCATCTGAGCACATAGAGGAGCCATTGAACTTGGCCTATCTCAAGAAGGAATTTGGTTCACATGACAACCTTGACAAAAGCACTAATCAATTGTTCAGTATTAACCCATTTGGTGCCAAACCTTTGTACTCATCACTTCCACCACAAAGCGCATTTCCCCCAGCCACCTTCATGCCCCCAGTTCAGGCAAGCATCCCGGGGCTGCGGCCATATCCAGGGCTGGATCAAATGGGCTTCCTACCGCACATGGCCTATACATATGCAACTGGAGCAGCTGCTTTTGCTGAAATGCAACAAAGAAGAAAGTACCAAAGGAAACCAGGTTTCCAG GGGGAGCTGCTTGATGGAACAACAGATTATATGTCAGGCCTGGAAGACATGACAGATTCAGACTCCTGTCTGTCCCGGAAGAAGATTAAGAAGACAGAAAGTGGTATGTACGCGTGTGACTTGTGCGACAAAACATTCCAGAAGAGCAGTTCCCTCCTAAGACACAAATATGAGCACACAG GTAAACGGCCGCATCAGTGTCAAATTTGTAAGAAAGCATTTAAACACAAGCATCACCTTATTGAACATTCGCGACTGCACTCAGGCGAGAAGCCGTATCAATGCGACAAGTGTGGCAAGCGCTTCTCGCATTCGGGGTCTTACTCGCAGCACATGAACCACAGGTACTCCTACTGCAAGAGGGAGgcggaggagagagaggcagccgAGAGGGAGGCCCGGGAGAAGGGTAATCTAGAGCCAACAGAGCTACTGATGAACCGAGCATACTTACAGAGCATTACTCCTCAGGGGTACTCCGACTCGGAAGAGCGAGATGGCATGCTGAGGGATAGAGAAGACAGTAGGAGAGGTCATGAGAAAGGTGTTGAAGGGGGGTATGTGAAGATAGGAAGGCAGGACGAAGAGtttgaggaagaggaagaagaaagtgaaaataaaagcatTGATACAGATCCAGACAGGTTAAGATACGAGGAGGAGAATGGAGACCACTCAATGGACGATAGTTCGGTGGACGGGAAAACAGAAACCAAATCAGATCATGAAGAGGACAATATGGAAGACGGCATGTAA
- the LOC121323104 gene encoding zinc finger E-box-binding homeobox 2-like isoform X2: MKQQIMADGPRCKRRKQANPRRKNVLNYENVVETGSETDEDDKLHIAEEDGLLGALEREGSPASMPNHDTSPCVSQALIQKEDEEDEMRESGVDHTWQGNEMLQTSVDGTDEMKDEYDTMGPEATLQTIGNNGTVKNGDCTSEFEKYFAKRKLDAGESHVVSIAEYLQRGDTAIIYPEAPEELFRLGTPEANGQEENDLPPGTPDAFAQLLTCPYCDRGYKRLTSLKEHIKYRHEKNEENFACPLCNYTFAYRTQLERHMATHKPGRDQHQLLNQGAGNRKFKCTECGKAFKYKHHLKEHLRIHSGEKPYECPNCKKRFSHSGSYSSHISSKKCIGLISVNGRMRNNIKTGSSPTSASSSPTNSAITQLRHKLENGKPLSLPDQSGLLKIKTEPLDFNDYKLIMASHGFGGPGHFMNGGMGPTSPLGIHASSQSPMQHLGMEAPLMGFPAIGSNLSEVQRVLQIVDNTVSRQKMDCKPDEISKLKSYMKELGAQVEEQGQGVTSPDAPPVGLPVVSHNGATKSIIDYTLEKVNEAKACLQSLTTDSKRQISNIKKERMNHILDLGTEDKMHENNNLFTPFSCQFCKETFPGPIPLHQHERYMCKMNEEIKAVLQPSENMTPNRPGMLGEKHALLLSSMLSEKVVTSPINPYRDHMSVLKAYFAMNMEPNSDELLKISIAVGLPQEFVKEWFEQRKVYQYNNSRTPPMERNNAEVALAATNTPTKDTMSARSPIPLVKPVDSITYPSIAELHNNVNNCDTPLRLTKPSQFTGGKQVGEKLDHSRSNTPSPLNLSSTSSKNSHSSSYTPNSFTSEELQAEPLDLSLPKQMKEPKSSIAVRNKTKANSVNIDHNSICSPSEHIEEPLNLAYLKKEFGSHDNLDKSTNQLFSINPFGAKPLYSSLPPQSAFPPATFMPPVQASIPGLRPYPGLDQMGFLPHMAYTYATGAAAFAEMQQRRKYQRKPGFQGELLDGTTDYMSGLEDMTDSDSCLSRKKIKKTESGKRPHQCQICKKAFKHKHHLIEHSRLHSGEKPYQCDKCGKRFSHSGSYSQHMNHRYSYCKREAEEREAAEREAREKGNLEPTELLMNRAYLQSITPQGYSDSEERDGMLRDREDSRRGHEKGVEGGYVKIGRQDEEFEEEEEESENKSIDTDPDRLRYEEENGDHSMDDSSVDGKTETKSDHEEDNMEDGM; encoded by the exons TGTTGAACTATGAGAACGTAGTGGAAACAGGATCAGAAACAGATGAGGATGACAAGCTGCACATTGCGGAAGAGGATGGTCTCCTTGGTGCCCTGGAACGTGAGGGTAGTCCAGCGAGCATGCCCAACCATGACACTTCTCCGTGTGTGAGCCAAGCACTGATACAGAAGGAGGACGAGGAAGATGAGATGAGAGAGAGCGGAGTGGATCACACCTGGCAGGGCAACGAGATGCTGCAAACCTCAGTCGATGGTACTG ATGAAATGAAAGATGAGTATGACACTATGGGGCCTGAAGCCACACTTCAGACCATTGGAAACAACGGTACAG tTAAGAATGGAGATTGCACTTCAGAATTTGAGAAGTATTTTGCCAAACGAAAGCTAGATGCTGGAGAGAGCCATGTGGTCAGTATTGCTGAGTACCTGCAGCGAGGTGATACAGCCATTATTTACCCAGAAGCCCCCGAGGAATTGTTCCGCCTTGGCACACCGGAGGCCAATGGGCAAGAAGAAAATG ACCTACCACCTGGAACTCCAGATGCTTTCGCCCAACTGCTGACCTGCCCCTACTGTGACCGGGGCTACAAGCGCTTGACATCACTCAAGGAGCACATCAAGTACCGTCATGAGAAGAACGAGGAGAACTTTGCCTGCCCCCTGTGCAACTACACATTCGCTTACCGCACCCAGCTTGAGCGACATATGGCCACACACAAGCCTGGGAGAGATCAG CACCAACTGCTGAACCAGGGAGCTGGCAATCGCAAGTTCAAATGCACAGAATGTGGCAAGGCCTTCAAATACAAACACCATCTGAAGGAACACCTGCGGATTCACAGTG GTGAAAAGCCATACGAGTGCCCAAACTGCAAGAAACGCTTCTCCCATTCTGGCTCCTATAGCTCGCACATCAGTAGCAAGAAATGTATTGGCTTGATCTCGGTGAATGGAAGGATGCGGAACAATATAAAGACGGGTTCTTCTCCTACTTCTGCTTCATCTTCTCCCACTAACTCAGCCATCACACAACTCAGACATAAGCTGGAGAATGGCAAGCCACTTAGCCTACCAGACCAATCAGGTCTtctaaaaattaaaacagaaccaCTAGATTTCAATGACTACAAACTCATTATGGCCTCTCATGGGTTTGGTGGGCCTGGACATTTTATGAATGGAGGAATGGGGCCTACTAGCCCATTGGGAATCCATGCTTCATCTCAAAGCCCAATGCAACACTTAGGGATGGAGGCACCACTAATGGGATTTCCTGCCATAGGGAGCAATTTAAGTGAAGTGCAGAGGGTCCTCCAAATTGTGGACAACACAGTATCGAGGCAGAAAATGGACTGCAAACCTGATGAGATCTCAAAGCTTAAGAGTTACATGAAGGAACTTGGAGCTCAAGTTGAGGAACAAGGACAAGGAGTGACTTCTCCTGATGCTCCACCTGTTGGTCTTCCAGTGGTCAGTCATAATGGTGCCACTAAAAGTATTATTGACTACACACTAGAAAAGGTCAATGAAGCCAAAGCTTGCCTCCAGAGCTTGACCACGGACTCAAAGCGACAAATTAGCAATATTAAAAAGGAGAGAATGAATCACATATTAGACCTAGGTACTGAAGATAAGATGCATGAGAACAATAACCTCTTTACTCCCTTCTCTTGTCAATTCTGCAAGGAGACCTTTCCAGGTCCAATTCCCTTACATCAGCATGAACGCTACATGTGCAAAATGAATGAGGAGATCAAGGCAGTACTACAGCCCAGTGAGAACATGACACCCAACAGGCCTGGGATGTTGGGAGAGAAACACGCTCTCTTACTTTCTTCCATGCTCTCCGAGAAAGTAGTGACAAGCCCCATCAACCCTTACAGGGACCACATGTCTGTGCTTAAAGCATACTTTGCCATGAACATGGAACCCAATTCAGATGAACTACTGAAGATTTCCATAGCTGTTGGCCTCCCTCAGGAATTTGTGAAGGAATGGTTTGAGCAACGAAAAGTTTACCAGTACAACAATTCCAGAACTCCACCAATGGAACGGAACAATGCAGAGGTGGCGCTGGCTGCCACCAACACTCCCACTAAAGACACTATGTCAGCCAGGTCTCCTATACCTTTAGTAAAGCCTGTGGACTCTATTACTTACCCATCCATAGCAGAACTCCATAACAATGTTAATAATTGTGACACACCTCTCAGGCTTACAAAACCATCCCAGTTTACTGGTGGTAAACAAGTTGGTGAAAAGTTGGACCACTCCAGGAGCAATACTCCTTCCCCTCTAAATCTTTCCTCCACCTCTTCTAAAAACTCCCACAGTAGCTCTTACACTCCAAACAGCTTCACTTCAGAAGAGCTCCAGGCGGAGCCATTAGACTTGTCTTTGCCAAAACAAATGAAGGAACCTAAAAGTAGTATAGCTGTAAGAAACAAAACTAAAGCTAACAGTGTTAACATTGACCATAACAGTATTTGTTCTCCATCTGAGCACATAGAGGAGCCATTGAACTTGGCCTATCTCAAGAAGGAATTTGGTTCACATGACAACCTTGACAAAAGCACTAATCAATTGTTCAGTATTAACCCATTTGGTGCCAAACCTTTGTACTCATCACTTCCACCACAAAGCGCATTTCCCCCAGCCACCTTCATGCCCCCAGTTCAGGCAAGCATCCCGGGGCTGCGGCCATATCCAGGGCTGGATCAAATGGGCTTCCTACCGCACATGGCCTATACATATGCAACTGGAGCAGCTGCTTTTGCTGAAATGCAACAAAGAAGAAAGTACCAAAGGAAACCAGGTTTCCAG GGGGAGCTGCTTGATGGAACAACAGATTATATGTCAGGCCTGGAAGACATGACAGATTCAGACTCCTGTCTGTCCCGGAAGAAGATTAAGAAGACAGAAAGTG GTAAACGGCCGCATCAGTGTCAAATTTGTAAGAAAGCATTTAAACACAAGCATCACCTTATTGAACATTCGCGACTGCACTCAGGCGAGAAGCCGTATCAATGCGACAAGTGTGGCAAGCGCTTCTCGCATTCGGGGTCTTACTCGCAGCACATGAACCACAGGTACTCCTACTGCAAGAGGGAGgcggaggagagagaggcagccgAGAGGGAGGCCCGGGAGAAGGGTAATCTAGAGCCAACAGAGCTACTGATGAACCGAGCATACTTACAGAGCATTACTCCTCAGGGGTACTCCGACTCGGAAGAGCGAGATGGCATGCTGAGGGATAGAGAAGACAGTAGGAGAGGTCATGAGAAAGGTGTTGAAGGGGGGTATGTGAAGATAGGAAGGCAGGACGAAGAGtttgaggaagaggaagaagaaagtgaaaataaaagcatTGATACAGATCCAGACAGGTTAAGATACGAGGAGGAGAATGGAGACCACTCAATGGACGATAGTTCGGTGGACGGGAAAACAGAAACCAAATCAGATCATGAAGAGGACAATATGGAAGACGGCATGTAA